Proteins encoded together in one bacterium window:
- a CDS encoding nucleotidyltransferase family protein codes for MMAPPRACHGDQVVRPTDPLQEAVARIDRNRCGAVCVVDEQQRLQGMLTDGDIRRQVLRGADLRATVVGDVMQRRPVTATPDFSRSQLRHLMRARSIAQIPIVDGADRLLWVALAADLLEAPARGRPALVMAGGQGTRLRPLTLNRPKPLLPVAGRPILEHVVERLVECGFDHVLIATSHQGRMIEDHLQDGRQFGAAIRYLREESPLGTAGALSRLPVEIEGELLVMNGDILTTVDFAALAESHAASGADMTVCVREMVEQVEYGVVQVEGEWLQAIDEKPRRSLLVNAGIYMVGPRMRQLAPDAPFDMTDLIRWGLGERRRVRSYPLREFWLDIGRMADYERANRLAQRLGGPGDGAWLGHLSREARDTVEECLT; via the coding sequence ATGATGGCGCCACCGCGGGCCTGCCATGGCGACCAGGTGGTGCGTCCGACCGACCCTCTCCAGGAGGCGGTGGCGCGCATCGACCGCAACCGCTGCGGGGCCGTCTGCGTCGTCGATGAGCAGCAGCGGCTCCAGGGCATGCTCACGGACGGCGACATCCGGCGCCAGGTGCTGCGCGGCGCCGACCTGCGCGCCACGGTGGTGGGTGACGTGATGCAGCGGCGCCCCGTGACCGCCACGCCCGATTTCAGCCGCAGCCAGTTGCGCCACCTGATGCGCGCCCGCTCCATCGCCCAGATCCCCATTGTGGACGGCGCCGACCGCCTGCTCTGGGTCGCGCTGGCGGCCGACCTGCTCGAGGCGCCCGCCCGCGGCCGTCCCGCCCTTGTCATGGCGGGTGGGCAGGGCACGCGCCTGCGGCCGCTCACCCTGAACCGGCCCAAACCCCTGCTGCCGGTGGCGGGGCGTCCCATCCTCGAGCATGTGGTGGAACGCCTGGTGGAGTGCGGCTTCGACCACGTGCTGATCGCCACCAGCCACCAGGGCCGGATGATCGAGGACCACCTGCAGGACGGCCGCCAGTTCGGCGCCGCCATCCGCTATCTGCGGGAGGAGTCGCCCCTGGGCACGGCCGGCGCGCTGTCGCGCCTGCCTGTCGAGATCGAGGGCGAGTTGCTGGTCATGAACGGCGACATCCTGACGACGGTGGACTTCGCCGCGCTGGCGGAGAGCCACGCCGCCAGCGGGGCCGACATGACGGTCTGTGTGCGCGAGATGGTGGAGCAGGTGGAGTATGGCGTGGTGCAGGTCGAGGGGGAATGGTTGCAGGCCATCGATGAGAAGCCGCGGCGCAGCCTGCTGGTCAACGCGGGCATCTACATGGTGGGTCCCCGCATGCGACAGCTGGCGCCGGACGCCCCCTTCGACATGACGGATCTCATCCGCTGGGGACTGGGCGAGCGGCGCCGGGTGCGCAGCTATCCCCTCCGCGAGTTCTGGCTGGACATCGGCCGCATGGCCGATTATGAGCGCGCCAATCGGTTGGCGCAGCGGCTGGGTGGTCCGGGGGACGGCGCCTGGCTGGGCCATCTCTCCCGCGAGGCGCGGGACACGGTCGAGGAGTGCCTGACATGA
- a CDS encoding DegT/DnrJ/EryC1/StrS family aminotransferase — MIPLSEPSLGVREQALVQQCLQEGWVSAEGPWVGRFEEAVASLHGPGMHAAACGSGTAALQLALIALGLRPGELVIVPALSFAATLNPIIHLGAEPVILDVEEEALGLSPEAVRLWLERETVRRQGAVFERRSGRRVFGLIPVHLYGMPCRIHDLSALALEHGLIVVEDNAEALGAFARGCRPGTFGHAAILSFNGNKTMTAGGGGMVLSPEAEIAERAAYWANQARRPGQSEPEDYGFNLRLSSLQAALGLAQLERLDELVAGRRRQHEGYRAELADSGLSLLEGHAGDEPSWWLNIARGLAPGRPETLVAELAFAGIQARRLFRPFDRWPLYAPYARMECRVAFQAHECGLALPSSSHLADEARRRVSGFLATARRVGRAAMVEALP, encoded by the coding sequence ATGATCCCGCTCAGCGAACCATCGCTTGGCGTCCGCGAGCAGGCCCTGGTGCAGCAGTGCCTGCAGGAGGGCTGGGTGTCCGCCGAGGGCCCGTGGGTGGGCCGCTTCGAGGAGGCGGTGGCCTCCCTGCACGGGCCGGGCATGCATGCGGCCGCCTGCGGCAGCGGCACTGCGGCCCTGCAACTGGCCCTCATCGCGCTGGGCCTGCGCCCCGGCGAACTGGTCATCGTGCCGGCGCTCAGCTTCGCCGCCACCCTCAATCCCATCATCCACCTGGGCGCCGAGCCGGTCATTCTCGACGTGGAGGAGGAGGCGCTGGGCCTCAGTCCGGAGGCGGTCAGGCTGTGGCTGGAACGGGAGACGGTGCGGCGCCAGGGGGCCGTCTTCGAGCGTCGCAGCGGGCGTCGCGTCTTCGGCCTGATCCCCGTCCACCTCTACGGCATGCCCTGCCGCATCCACGATCTGAGCGCCCTTGCCCTCGAGCACGGGCTGATCGTGGTCGAGGACAACGCCGAGGCGCTGGGCGCCTTTGCCCGCGGCTGCCGACCGGGCACCTTCGGCCACGCCGCCATCCTCTCCTTCAACGGGAACAAGACCATGACGGCGGGCGGCGGCGGCATGGTGCTTTCGCCGGAAGCCGAGATTGCGGAGCGGGCCGCCTACTGGGCCAACCAGGCGCGCCGGCCCGGCCAGTCCGAGCCGGAGGACTACGGCTTCAACCTGCGCCTCAGCAGCCTGCAGGCGGCGTTGGGCCTGGCCCAGCTGGAGCGGCTGGATGAGCTGGTGGCGGGCCGTCGGCGGCAGCACGAGGGTTATCGCGCGGAGCTGGCCGACAGCGGCCTGTCCCTGCTGGAGGGCCACGCCGGCGACGAGCCCAGTTGGTGGCTGAACATTGCCCGCGGCTTGGCGCCGGGCCGGCCGGAGACGCTGGTGGCGGAGCTGGCTTTCGCCGGCATCCAGGCGCGCCGCCTCTTCCGGCCCTTCGACCGGTGGCCTCTCTACGCCCCCTATGCTCGCATGGAGTGCCGGGTGGCGTTTCAGGCGCACGAGTGCGGCCTCGCCCTGCCTTCGAGTTCCCACCTGGCGGACGAGGCACGTCGGCGGGTGAGCGGCTTCCTGGCCACGGCGCGGCGCGTCGGACGCGCGGCGATGGTGGAGGCCCTGCCGTGA